Genomic window (Vigna radiata var. radiata cultivar VC1973A chromosome 1, Vradiata_ver6, whole genome shotgun sequence):
TCACATTGTGTGGTATATGTTTCTCTCACTTTCTTCTATACAAATTCCTGATTTCCAAGATGACATTCTTCTTCAGAGAGGTTCCAATGTTTTCAACAAGTTTTCAAGACCAACTTTTCACTGAGGAAATCAATTCAtgctttcaaaactcaaatTACCTATACAAACCATAATGAAAACCTAACAATGTCCTAGATAAATTGAGATAATGATCTACATAATTTgtcatttaaatttgaaatatatgttttgttttaaacataTTGAATGGATATTCTTCAGTCTATTCCAACAAGATACTTCTATTTCTTAAGTACTAAATGAGATTGTGAGgatgaagatagaaaataaaatgttagatTGTGTGtcttaatattgtaaaattatgACTTAGACTCtaattcaacaaatataaagagagaaaagagttATTATCTGTTTACACatgtaaaaattaatcaaattttacattcAAGACCATTAATAGAGTACAAAAATTAATCCAACACTTGGAAGGATTAtacaaaattgtatataaaatttaaaacatatttaaaactttactatataatttaattttaatgtataatatggtatttaaaaatatataagtaaaaacttaaattatgtGAATTTGTGCCAGTGTGTGCATATTATCATGAAATGTTATAAAATGTATGTGTGTATAAGAGAAgggttaattattttaactaatttttgaCCTAAtaatgtatgtgtgtgtaagAAAAGGGTTAATTAATCCTGTAGCAGAAAGATTAAAGAGTAAACAGATTTAGATAATGTTTGTAGTTAGGTTAaggtgaaaagaaaatgaagagggGGTGATGATAAGTGGAggtaattaaagagaaaaagaaaatacaagaaGTGCAGAGATTGAAAATGATGAGATGAAAGGAATATATAGTGTTACAGTGTTAATGGGTGAGGGAGGAGATGTTTCCTGTGGAAGCTGAAGCTGAAGCTGAAgcagaagaagaggaagaagagttCTTATGGTTATGCATCCAAACTTTGAAAACTTGTCTACTAACTCCAATGCTTCTGCAGAACCTCTCAATCTCATCATCCAGATCCTTCCTCTGAAGCTTCCAACCAATTTTCTCCGCAAACGCCAGCATCTTCTCTTTCTGATCTGTGCTGAATTTCGACCTGAACCGCTTCTTACTCCCTCCCTCACCACCGTAATCCATGGCTTCAGGACTTTCCGGACCGACCGGATACTTCACTTTCCGGTGAAAGTTCCGGTGGCACCCACACGCCACGCATTGCAGCCCCCCGCTGTCCACCGTGAACTCCCCACACCCGTCGGTGGCATAGCTTCCCAGACTGGCTGCATGGTTTCTCAAGCACTCTCTGTAGATTGTCTTCCACTTCTCGCCAGATCCTCCttccatttctctctctttctgcTTCCAAGCGCAGAGTGCATAAACTATATAACCCAACACCTTTCTTAGCATTTGCAATGACTACTATAGTCATCCTTGGATACCATAATTACAGTGTCTCTCCTTCTACGGACACGTACTCACTATTGCGAACTTCCACACTATATACGCATGTTAATATTATCTATCTTCATCAACAACATCCACATCACCCACTGTTACTAAGTAAACACAAGCAACAAAACATAATGTTTTCTAGACATGCAATACTATGAAGCTGTGACTAAACCCTAAATCTAACAAACATATAAACATGCATAATGTATTATAATTGTTCAATTTATccaaaagtatatatattatccAAGTGGGTCTATATAAAAGTAAACACTTTATtgacacatatatatatacttttaacatggtatcataTTAAATGGAGCAGTAATTTAGAGCCCTTGCAAGGGACATGAGCGTCTATCAAGGAAATGAGAAAAGGTTGGGGCAGAGGGACCCTCAACAGTATGGGCTCTGTCCAATAATTCACTCTGGAATGCAGAAAACAAAACCTTGGggaatttcattattttctctcTGCATACAGATACAGACACACCCCTCTTTTTGTACTTTTCTACTACTCATACTCTCAATTtcttgtataaataaaatataaagtataatgCTATTCATGTCAAACCATCTCCTCCTGGATCTATCTAGATAATATAAACCAAAGcatatataaagagagaaaacattGGATTGTGGATTGTGCACTCCGAAAAAGGTCATTGGAAAACATACATGTTAGCAAAGTGAAAAGAGTAGGTGGTGGTaagaagttaaaagaaaaagaatggttATTATAAGTGCATGggaaaatgaatttatatagaTTGAGTTGGCAATAATTGGGTGGGAGGAGGGAGTGAGGTGTAGGTATGAGAATGGTAAGAGGatgagaaatatataatataagatttaggaattgaaaaaaaaaaatgagtgggTGGGATTTTGAGAGGCAAAAGACGCGTTCACTTGATGTGTCGGAAAACAATAATGGTTGGTTCAGTAGCTTTTGGGAACCATTTTGCTTTGCTTCCTTTTCTCCACTCAGTGTCCAGTCACTGTACAGTGTCAATCCCATGCCCACAAACCCACACACATTAACACATTTATCACTTTAGTTTACTactttctttcccttttttttttgttaaggcTGCAACAACCAAAATATGCTTCCTACCCTACCTCCCTCCCTCCATCTTTCTCTTATGCATATACTTgccattttattaattattttctgcTCTATCCTATTAGTTGCCATCTAATTTCATAATAGATGCTTTAGATAACAAATTTCAACTTTTCTCAGTGTGTTTCCCTTCCTTTTTCTCAATTACTCTATTCACCTTTCTATAATTCTTTGTCGGTGCAACAATGTGAACCCATATACTTCAATTTTGATTATCATCCTTATTCCATGGTGAGAATTGTAGTCAGTCATCAATATCAATGAAGATATTGTTGTATAAATATAATGAGAtcataaaataagtttattaagGTTTGtgtttttaaagatttattcgTTGTGTATATACATATTTCTTACAATACAACATGAACACAACATGAAAGTCTTTATTGTTTCCGAGGTATTCGATAAGATAAAatgttctaaaaaataaatatatacagcaataatgaaagaataaaagagaaaagagagtgaaaaatGTAGTATGAATGCATTATTTACAAAAGGAAGATGAGTTGTAAAACCCAATAACCTTTAGCTGACAATTGTGAAGGAAATCCAATGTTCAAGCATAAAAACCTTGAGAAGAAAACACTACTCATAACTTGCAATGGAGACTACATATTTGGTGGAGTGAATCTCGTAATCATAAGATCGAAACTCATGCTTTGATATTTTGCAACACCAATATCTCTGTGATTTTTGTAATACCAATTTCACAACAATTCCTCATTGCAAAATCACCAGAGATAGATAGAATAGATGAAGAAAATCAAGTGTATCAAATAAGATGAAACACATCATATTTGGTATAACAAACTACATTAATTAGTCTTAAATTAAGAAACTATACACAATGTAACAAACTATATGAATCAAAACACTTTGATATGATAGTTTGTCAATCATAATACACTCCATAATCCTTATTGTTATCGTTGTGTTATGCTTACTAAGTTATGTATGTACCTAATATTGATGAGTATTTAGAGATTATGTCAAGATCTCATACAAGTGGTCCTACTCAATAATCATCTAGGTTATTCCATTAAGTATATGCTGCAAATTATACAGCACCTGTAAGGGATATGAGAATCATTAAAACTTTGTTACCACCACTTATTTGTTTACAAGTGAATTAAGTATCATTTTcctcgatgtttctaaaatcatatttatccCAAAGGTTTTGCCAGAAGATACTAGATTTCTTTTATACTttacataatcaatggaaatagttttACTCTTTAACTATAACTATAGCTATAACTATTGCTAATTGGcaatcaaaatatattgatacatctgaggttggtttcattcctaatagaatgttaattaaaaaatttgttcattACTCAACTTCACTACCCATCATTTCAAGAATAACAATCtcatattttattgatgatttgaCAATAATTGTTTGTTCTACTGATCTAATAACACCTCCAagtataaatacatatttactAGTAGatttgttttgaatgatttgATTAACATCATTGTACCTTCTTCAATGAAAAATCCATTATAAACACTCAGTATACTTACTTAATCTACTTACAACataaacaatatcaaatatagaaaaacttatcaaatataataaacttccaattatttaaatatattgaggttaagaaatatattattctctactttttctttaattaaaattaatatcttaaaatatatactatCTCGTTTTCTTGTTATTCTAACttctaaaattacattaaattcaCCTATAAATAATTCACATTTCAAAGTTAAAatcttaaaactaatttaattatagaaattatcacattatcaaatattaacatgtaacatgtatataactatataatgacatatttatcattatcaacattattaatcaatattatattattaagtaaaaaacaatagcaattaatttttttctctttttgaaatGGGTTAGACTCAATGAggcaaaaaaatttattaaaaaatatttttagtaattaaGTAATATTGTTCTAATTTGACCCTTTCACACCCCTAAATATTAAGACAGAATTAATAACCTTTAATTAAGAGACAGATAAactttatttctctttcttcttctttcacacGTGAGGAGCGGCTCACTTCTGTCTATCACAGTTTGTTCGAGATACAGTCCCTCAAGATTTCCATCCCAGCCACCGTGGCGCCATCTGTCACGACGTCGGTCTCCACCGAAGACGTCGCCAGCGAAAACCAAGGGACGCTGTTTCCATAACCTCAAATTAAAAgctttagttatattttaatcatcCACACAATCCATTTAAGATTTGTAAATGTTGATTTAAGGTGATAACAATGTTTAGGTTTGCTAGCTTTTGCTTTTCGTGGTTCAATAATTGAGCTTAAAAGAGTTAGTGAATGTGTTGGTGAGCTATGTTACAAATACAAGTTATTGAAGAAACGAGCataaagaaaacgaaaaaatgTTGGGTATATTGTTAACTTCAatcaattttagttttcatatgTATTGTATTAAGCGTTTGAGTTCTTCTTAGGACTTTACATTGCATAAATTTCTTAGACACAACAAAAGCTTCTATATCTCAAATAATATAGAGTTGAACATTGAACGTTTCCTCTGGATTTTTTAGAAATggaaatatgattaaataaatggTAGTTTAAAAAGTTAAGGATAAAAGTTTAGTGATCATTAAAcgtgaaaaaaacaaaaaacattgaTACATAATGACAAAAAGAAGGTTATAAGGGCGTTGTCTTATAAGGGAGGGCTTTTCTTCCATCCCGCACCTCCCATCCTCTTTATTTGCACCTCCCTCCAGCATTACTGTGAGGGGAATTGTAGGAAGCCCCTCACAGTTTTTGAATTGAGTGTTCAGATGGGCCTTTTGAATCCAAAAATACCTTTTGAAAGATCCTAGACATCATCCTATCATTTGGAGAATTGTAGGAAGGTGTTTCATCTTACACCTCCAAGTgattcatcctgcacctccaagtTTCTAAAATACCCCTAATTAATTAGgtgattatttattaattttatgtttattgacTGTTTCTCTCTCCAACATTAACTACACCTCCATTTTCTCCCTTCATGCATCTCTCCACTCCTACACTCCCTTCATTTGTATTAAcacttctaataattttttcttcttattattattttttctcctCATTCCAcgataaatattttgattgaaGTTTTCCTTTTCCAGCTTATATCAGTTGTTATCTTTCTGAAgatttactataaatatttaaaaagaattaaagttGTGAAGAATTGCATCGGATATAAAAGTGTACAAAGGTCTCGTCGGATATCAATATTCGAAAGAATAACCATCGGATATGAATATccgatttatttattttttatgcttcttttttctgtttttttcatttaaatatgcgtttgttttattaatgtttcctgcatgttttttttcatgtt
Coding sequences:
- the LOC106767737 gene encoding zinc-finger homeodomain protein 8; the encoded protein is MLRKVLGYIVYALCAWKQKEREMEGGSGEKWKTIYRECLRNHAASLGSYATDGCGEFTVDSGGLQCVACGCHRNFHRKVKYPVGPESPEAMDYGGEGGSKKRFRSKFSTDQKEKMLAFAEKIGWKLQRKDLDDEIERFCRSIGVSRQVFKVWMHNHKNSSSSSSASASASASTGNISSLTH